From Bradyrhizobium sp. sBnM-33:
TGTAGTTGGCGAGGTCTGCTTGCTCGGGACCGTCGAACAACTGAACCAGCGGCGTGCCCTGCTTCACGCTGGCGCCCGCCGTAAACAGGATATTGGTGATGCGGCCGTTGACGTCGGAGGTCACGTTGACCTGGTGCACGGCGGCGAGATCGCCGACCGCGGTCAGAAGATTCGGAATCGTCTCGGACGTCGCCGTGGCGATGTTGACGCTGGTCGGCGGCGGCTTCATGGTCGCGAAGAACTGCGCGATCATCTTGCCGCGGAAGTAGTTGAACCAGACCAGGCCACCAACCAGCAGGGCCAGCAGCGTTCCAACGATGATGAGCCACCGCACCATGCGGACCGGCCGCTTGTGCGGCTTTTCCGTTATCGGCTTGCCCGAAATCTTGTGTTCGGTCACGATATTCATGTCATGCACTTTCTGCAGTTACCGATTGTCCCGAATTCGGTGACAGCTCGCCGTCCAGATGAGAAGCAATTGCGGCTTGGGTAAGTCCGATGCCGCGCAGGATGAATTGACACAACTGCCGCTCCAGGTCGGCGGCGTTGCCGTAGGAAAGGCAGGGCACGGCCGGAAGCCGCGTCAGCGCCGCCATCAGCACGGTGTGGTGCGCGAACCAGAACAGGTTGAGCGGATCGCTGCCGATCCGCGTCGCGTCGCCGGCCGCTACAGCGCGCTCGATCGATGCTGTGAATACCGGCCCGATCAGACCGGCGATCTTGTCGTAAAGCAAACGCGCGAACTCGCCGTCATCGAGATGGCTGGTCGTCATCAGCCGCAGCCGCTGCGCTTCCTCCTGATCCGAGCCGTCCGACACCTCCATGAAATGGCCAACCATGCCCTTGACCAGCTCAACCAGTGTGGCAGTTGAGGGCTCCTGGCCGAGCAAATGCGCGAAATCCGGATCGGCCTCGCACTCCTCTGCGAGGATTTCGGCATAGAGCGAGGCTTTGGACGGGAAGTGCTTGAACAACAGCCCTTC
This genomic window contains:
- a CDS encoding TetR/AcrR family transcriptional regulator, whose product is MSTLRMTSDLRRQLILSAAKRCFARHGFAGTTTKSVAAAASISEGLLFKHFPSKASLYAEILAEECEADPDFAHLLGQEPSTATLVELVKGMVGHFMEVSDGSDQEEAQRLRLMTTSHLDDGEFARLLYDKIAGLIGPVFTASIERAVAAGDATRIGSDPLNLFWFAHHTVLMAALTRLPAVPCLSYGNAADLERQLCQFILRGIGLTQAAIASHLDGELSPNSGQSVTAESA